ATTCGCATGCTGATCTTGCGAAGAAAGTAACACGCCGCGTGATGAATGACATTGGAATGGGAAGATAGCAACAAAAACGGAAGGTAATGGAGAAGGCACAAAATAAAAAGGCGCGCTTCCGATTTATGCTTCGACAACCCGGTTCAAACTTACGAGACTGGGGGGGGATCTCGTAGTTTGTATCGAAACCAACCGTACTGCGCGCCATTATTTTCGTTTTCTAAAGCGGCATCAATATAATGCAATCACCTTGCAAAGTCAAGGTGTTTTTCAAGTATTTTTGCCCTTCTACCATGCTTTCAAGTTCAACATTTTCTTAACCATACGAAGCTTTCCCACCGACAGCCGATAAAAATACATTCCAGCAGGCAAATGCGCGATATTTAACACCGCTTGATGTTCGCCGGCCGCTAGTTTTTCCTTGACCAACACCATGATTGTTTCACCTTTTAAATTAATAATGTCAAGCGTTACCTCTGAGGCTTGTTTTAGATAAAAGGGAATGGTAACGCGGCTCTGAAGCGCTGTTCGCGTAACACGGGAAGCGGAAATGGGGTTGGGATAACTTTGCTTAAGCTCGAATCCGGCAGGAGCCAGTGAATTTGTTGCAGCATGATGCACAACTGTTCCGGCGCCCGGATTGTCAAACAAAAAAATTAAATCATCCTGCTCGTCAATCCCGGTCACATCAAGGTCACCGTCGCGATCGCGATCGTGCAACACGGCGCAAGAGCCGGCGCTTTGCGCGCGCAAGCGGCGCGGATTTCCAAACACGCCGTTGCCGTTGTTTTCGAAAATCATAAAATCGGCGGAGGAAAAATTGCCGGTCGCCAAATCCAGATCCCCGTCGCCGTCAAGATCACCAAGATCGATGGAAAGCGGAAATGATCCGGTATTGAACGTTTGCACAAGGCTCAGTTGTCCGGCGCCGTCGCCGCGCAGCACGGCAACCTGGTTTTGTGTGGCGTTGGCGGAAACCACGTCGACGTTGCCATCGTTATCGACATCTCCGGCCGCAATCATCCACGCCACCCCCTGACAATTCACCTTGGTTGAAAAATTCAGATGACCGTCACCATCGCCCAGCAAAAGCGCAATTTCTCGTGAATTGAAGCCGCCGATAAAAACATCCATGAGTCCGTCGGCATTGGCATCTGCCACCGCGCATGAAGTTTCTCCGCTCACGCCGGTTTCAACGGGCACGCTCGCCAAGAACGTACCATTGCCTTTGTTGATTGAAAGGGCAATCGTGTTGGCAACGCGACAGGCGGTCACAAGATCGGGCGCGCCGTCGCCGTTCAAATCTATCACACCAAGCCCGCGCGTTCCGGCGCCAACGGGATAGGATTGCAGCGACGTCAA
This is a stretch of genomic DNA from Cytophagia bacterium CHB2. It encodes these proteins:
- a CDS encoding T9SS type A sorting domain-containing protein, whose translation is MPVSRNFPIKSAAIFLLSSFSPLAAGTAPYVVAIQPAAQAMVSPDNLEIVVQFDVAVDPASIDARSLSVFGRWTGVCPGQYIFEEENRQIRFKPAKTFSAGEWITVSLSKGIKSATGETMTKGYAWNFWTRTRPGSLELQEIRRINVRRQGEGRIRTYGAYAGDLNGDGFHDITLPNEESDDIRVFLNDGAGDYVSFTDFDLPANSTPSTNEGADFNGDGLLDFAVGNISGGTVSVFLGDGQGGLTSLQSYPVGAGTRGLGVIDLNGDGAPDLVTACRVANTIALSINKGNGTFLASVPVETGVSGETSCAVADANADGLMDVFIGGFNSREIALLLGDGDGHLNFSTKVNCQGVAWMIAAGDVDNDGNVDVVSANATQNQVAVLRGDGAGQLSLVQTFNTGSFPLSIDLGDLDGDGDLDLATGNFSSADFMIFENNGNGVFGNPRRLRAQSAGSCAVLHDRDRDGDLDVTGIDEQDDLIFLFDNPGAGTVVHHAATNSLAPAGFELKQSYPNPISASRVTRTALQSRVTIPFYLKQASEVTLDIINLKGETIMVLVKEKLAAGEHQAVLNIAHLPAGMYFYRLSVGKLRMVKKMLNLKAW